Below is a window of Callithrix jacchus isolate 240 chromosome 15, calJac240_pri, whole genome shotgun sequence DNA.
ATTAAAATTCTTTGCAGTAGTCCTTAACTGCTACACAACTGCAATCAGTCACTCATCAGGGTCTTCCCTCTCTTGTTAGTTTTACAGAGGCTACCTGTGTTAGTCTagtctcacactgctataaagaaacgcCTGAGaatgggtgatttataaagaaaagaggtttaattggctctcaGTTATGTaagctatacaggaagcatggctggggaggcctcatgaaaCTTCGGTgttggtggaaggcaaaggggaagcaggcacctcttCACATGACCAGAGCAGGAAGCAAAAGAGAGGAGAGGTGCTACACACCAGATATCGCGataactcactatcaggagagaACAGCACCAAATAGAAACCTGCCCCCATTATCTAGTTGCCTTTCTCCAGGCCCCACCACCAACACTAGAGGCAACTCACGGCAGTGGGTTATCAGTGGCACTCATCTAAGCCTCTACCTCTGTGCCAACTCAATGAGCTCGAGGAAAGAGCTACGGTAACAATTCTTCAAGaaaatgtccaaaaaaaaaaaaaaaaaaaaaaatcttgggtcATGCCGAAACGAATGTAGTTATTAAGGAAATGTTTAATGATCTCTCATACTCTTTCACATACAGGTTATAAATAGTAAATGAGATAGAAAGGGGATGCATGAATCAGTTCAATCCTCTCAAAGCTCATTTGAGGTGGGAATTACTTCTCATTTCACAAACAAGTAAAATGAACCTTGAGTAGGGGTAAATGATGACATGTTCAAGGTTACACAGATATTAAAGCAAAAACATGACTCAAATCCAATATTTCCGATTCCGATCTAGCATCCATTTTCTCTTTATCCCCAGCAGGTTTtccaaatgattatttttaagcaaatagaGTTTCCTGAGACTTTTCATTCATAAAGGATGAACTTGGAAGTCTTTCCCACGGCCGTGGACGAAGAGGCAAAGCTTGGAATCACGCCTATTTTGTTCTACCTTGTGCTGCGTGATCTTCCCTCAGTAGAGCAATGCCCCATTTTACCAACAGTTTCGTAATTTACAGTAGTCAAACTGGCAGCAGGTCAGCCTCATGTAGACTATAGATGAGCTTTAGTTGGCTGGATAGTGGCTTTTTAATCTAAAAAGTCAGacacatataaataaaacatctttGTGCTCATTATCCAGAATAAACAGGgtaacatttttacatatttgctttaaaatatatagagattAAAAACTGAGTCCCTTATGTTTTTCTCtataattttactcattttttcttctcCACAGAGGTTATCATAATCATGAATCAAGTTCCAAGATGTATAACACTGCTTTGGGCATTcacattttcaataaatggtataaaTGTCATGTATTGTTCTACACTTTCCGTTTCTCCccaaaactgttttttttaaatccatgcatataaataaacatacattttagttatttgtttttacAGTAACGATGTATTTAAGTCATTTACTTTAAATTAGTAGTTTGAATACATCTCAATTAATAAATCTATTTTCCCTTGGGTggggcacttgggttgattccatataaaCAATGAGGCCCAAACTTTCAGATCCATGTCTTCATATAAACATTGACAGTTTCTCTCAGGAATATATACATACCTAGAAGTGAAATAAATGCGTCCTAGATAGGAGATAAGCGTTTTCAAcctttttgtaaattgcccaattTTCTCCAAATGATTGGATTCATTTTCAACTCCACgagaattttttgtgtttttgttttctgaaaccaTTCTAACACTGCAAGTTCGATCAAATTTTTGCCAAACTAAGTGTACAAAATGGTATTTCACTACTCTTTTTATTAGAATTGAAGAAATTGTGTGTGTTGTGGAAAATTTTGTCCATTCATTTTCTATGAAATGAGTGTTTATAACTTTggcccatttttatttaattgtgtgTCAATCTTTAAAGTTGTATTTAaaggatttatatatattttctaaatgttaatttttatgtacataTTGAAAATACCTCCCATTAATAATTtgtcttttgatattttattgtatcttatgtgtgatttttcaattttgataaagTAATATCTGATACATTTAATAACAATTTTGAATCTTGCTTATGAAATCCTGACATAACACAAGGACATAAAGAAATTATCCTGCCGATGGTGgatgttttgaattttggatttaAATAGTTTTAGACACCACAGTCTCTCTGGTTCACCACAAACCAATAAGAACTTATTCTCTAATGCCTTGCCACTGTTATGAATTTCTTCTCAGGTACATATATAAAGTTGACAgtcaaaaaataaagttacattaACTGTATTTCACAGATTATGGGTTAGtttgaattaaattattattatagctGTACAGCCCTAATCTAAGTTGCCATGGAAAAGAAACCTTGATAGAATTCATTCTGGGAGATGAACAGCTTCTATTAAgtattatttgcattttgtagAGATGCACTCCAATATACTGAAACTAAATAATTTGGTTTACCATTTACCTCTAACAGTCCTTTTAGGagcttttgtttttcatctttacatttaaaatgaattcaATGCTAACTATGAAATATGCAACCCTCAGATGCTGGACTGGAGATTGGCAAGTACACGTTTCATCCTGGCTGTGACTCTGATACTGTGGAGCTCAGGAAAAGTCCTCTCAGTAGATGTAACAACAACGGAGGTAATGGAAACTAGcttacaaaaagataaatatgtatgtgtgtgtgtgtatatatatatatatacatatatatattttatatatatatatttataaaacatgtcaaacatatatatatgtttgacatgttttataaatgacatgtttatatataaaagcatacgtattaaaatatattttatatacataaatataatttatatatgtttgtatatcatgtatgtttttatatagaatgtatattttataaatgtaacatatataattatatattacatgtatattcTTTCATTAACATATCATTTCTACTAGAGTAAGAAGCAGGTGCAGCTACTAATAAGAAAatgtacacaaaataaaatagacaaataacacCAAATcaagaaaatcagtattttttattgCCTTATTTTTGTTGCCAACATGACAATCAAGGTTGTCATGTAAACTTTAAGTGAAAAGAGCAGTAATCATGATCTTCTCCTCACAGAGGAGTCAGAGCAAGCCAGTTATCTCAAtgtgaaaagaaatttaagaacaaAGATTTGTATTTCTTGAACAAAAAAGCTTAAGAGAAAATCCATTATTATGCCACATTTAATTAAATCAGTTATGCCAGAATCAGAAATGcttttatgtaaaatttgaaGTTGTTTGCATGCCACAATTTGAGTCGTGttcttcaaatttttaattaCAGTACAAATGTTTTCTTGGTGCTATGACTAAagtacaaagaaaaggaaatatgagGACATCACAAGGAGAAAAATTAGTTTATTTGATcttattagaaatatatttttgtttcttaagtaGCATAAAGTTGAGAGCCTGAAATGCATTATATTAAAGGACAagttttataaaagttttatgatttttttctgaagattaaggatatttctttgaaaatgatttttcatgTACGTTAGttcaaaaaatgaaagcatattttTGGAGGATGgtttgaaagataaaaaaaaacctttgcctTTTGAAGGTTTGTCTCCTTTAGGGCTTCGTTCTAGTCATTTCTGCACCCTTCCCATCTCCAGTTTCTATTTTGTCAGGTTTATATAAGGAAGTGACAGAAGCTAAGATCTGTGGAATAGTTTGAAACCATACTGTGGGCTTTGTACTATAAGTAATAAAGGACTGTAAgaggtttttaattttctttttataagacaAAAGTTGTATTGGGGAAAACTAACTTTATAACAGTATTATGGATGAAACAGAGAAGAGGGAGATAGGAGATATCGAAGCAAATTATAAGATGATTAAGGGAGTATGCTAAGCAGTAAAGAGTACTTGATTTAAAGTCACCActtggatcacctgagtcaggagttggagaagagcctggccaacatagtgaacccaatctctaccaaaaatacaaaaaaattagccagctggtgtgcatctgtaatcctagctagttggaggctgaggcagaagaatcacttgaacctgggaggcagaggttgcaatgagccaagattgcaccactgcattccagcctgggcaacaaaagcaaaactccatctcaaaaaaaaaaaaaaaaaaaaagagcacccCTGATGGGaatcaaaaacagcaacaaaaagattTTCCTGCAAGAACTGACCAGACTGACCAGACTTAGTGCATAGATGACTGGATAAGGAAACAGGAGGCTTAACAGCTTTCAGTTTGCACATCAGGCTATAAGTGTTTTAAAAGAGACTTGCTTGAATAAATGACGACAGGGCTTGACAATGCTACTCTTTTGTTTTActggagaaaatgaagagaacagaaaacatttattagtccattttcatactgttaCAAAGAActgcttggccaggtgcagtggctcatacctgtaatctcagcactttgggaggtgaagatgggcagatcccttgaggtcaggagttcaagagaagcctgtccaacatggtgaaaccccatcactactaaaaatgcaaaaattagctgggcatggtgatgggcacctgtaattccagctactcaggaggctgaagcagaagaatcacttgaacctgggaggcagaggttgcagtgagctgagaccatgccactgcatccagcctaaggaacagagtgagactccatctcaaagcacatcaacaaacaaacaaacacacaaacaaacaaaactgcccAAGTttgagtaatttgtaaaggaaagaggtttgattgacttaCAGATCTTCATGACTGCAGAGGccgcaggaaacttacaatcatggcagaaggctaaAGTGAAGCAAGGTATCTTctttacaaggtggcaggaagaagaCTGAACTTAGGAGGCAGTACCACAGTGGGCATTCTGTGTatgggctctgaccccacatttacCTTCCACACCaccctagcagaagttctccatgagggctccacacCTGCAGCACATTTCTGCCTAGACTTCCAGGCATTTCCTTACAACTTCTGAAATCAAGGCAGAGGTTTTCTACCCTCAATTCTTTACTTCAGTGTATTGGCAGGCCAAAAACATGTAAACCAGTGCAaaccaccaaggcttggggcttgaaCCCTCTGAAAGAATGACCTGcctgtatgttggccccttttagccacagcagGGATGCAAGGCATCAAGTCCCATGAttgcacaaagcagcaaggcccaGGGCCttgcccacaaaaccatttttctcttttaggcctctgggtctgtaatgggaggggctgccatgaagacatCTGACATGccatggagacattttccccatcgTCTTGGTGATTAGCATTTGGCTCCTAGTTACTCATGCAAATGTCTGCTGCTGGattaaatttctccccagaaaatggatgtttcatttctatttcatcATCAGGCTGCAGTTTTTCCAGACTTTTTGCTCTGCTTACCTTTTAAACATAACTTCTAATTGCAAATCATCCCTTTGTGATTGCATacaactgaatgcttttaagagaACCCTGGTGAaaattttgaatgctttgctacttaaaaatttcttccgccagataccctaaatcatgtctctcaagtttgaagttccacaaatctctaaggcaggggcaaaatgctaccagtttctttgctaACATATAGCAAGAATCGCTTTTGCTTGAGTTCCCAACAaattctcatctccatctgagaccacctcagcctggacttcattgtccataaaGCTATCAGCATTTGGGTAAAACCAATTCAACAtatctctaggaagtttcaagctttcccacatcttcctgccttcttctgaaccctccaaactgttccaacttctgcctgttacccatttccaaagtcacttccacatttggggtatctttatagcagcacctcACTCTctttggtaccaatttactgtattagtccattttcatactgctgtaaaaAAACTGCTCTAGAGTGTGTTATTTCTAAAAGAAAGTCATTTAACTGACTtatggttccacatggctagatggcctcaggaaacttaccatcatggtggATGGTAAAGGGAAAGCAAGCCACCTTCTTTACAAAGCAGCAGGAAGAATGAATGCAGGAGGAACTCCCAagcatttataaaaccatcagctctcaggagaactcactcaccatcacaagaacatgagagaaactgcccccataattcaattacctctacCTTATCTCTCCCTTGACATTTGAGGGttataattcaaggtgatattttgggtgggaacacagccaaatcatatcaaaaaataatagaaggaatactctaagaagaaaaacaggaagtgaagaaaaatcaaaaccaagacCAAGAATCTGGTGCATGGAAGAGTGACTAAAAGTGGGAAGGGAAGAGATTCCCCAGAGCTAAAAATTTTTCCCTCATGGGAATATTCTCAAGATCTTAAGGGGGAAAAAGCAGTATTTGTGGGACTATAGAATGCCTCAAGATTGTTAATAGGAGCATTTAAGAAGTGCTTTCATTGGCCCtcagaaaggaaaagacagacTTCACAAACTGGATGGCTATAGATTTATGAGTTGGATGAAGTACAAAGTGGCAATATGTGTAACAAACAAAGTTATTGGGATAGCTCAGACACATTGCAGATACTCACTAATATTTGTTAATAGATCACAGGGATGGAGATGGTGAGATGCTCagagactatttttatttttgtatccctCATGTCCAATGCAAAACCTAGCTGGATTAGTAATGGCTTGAGTTAGTAAATAATCAATGAGtggtaaaaagaaaatagcatgaGGTTTGGTTTggaattcatttaataaatatttatcagaaaTTTTTTGAGTACTGACTACGAGCATAACATGATACTAGGCATTGAATAAAGCAAATGGAAGACTAATTAGACAAAGTCATTGATTCAAGATTCAACCTAATAGGAATACAAATATATTGTAACCAACCTGATATAAGGCAAAAAATAATGAGTGCAATGGTGAAAGAGGTCTATAGATTAAGCATTATGAGAATGATAAGGAAGGATGAAGTTGCTggaaaagaatctgaaaaaatGATCTGTAAATATGCTAAATTTTAAAGGCATTCCaggagttttccttttctttgattttcttggttttttttttcctttggttacaCCCCTCTTCTTTGTGTTTCAGTCCCCAAGATCTAGCATCCtctatggaaaataattttgtaagaaattataaggctggacacggtggctcatgcctgcaaccccagcactttgggagaccaaggcaggtagatcacctgaggtcaggagttcaagaccagcctggccaacataagaaaaccccatctctgctaaaaatacaaaaaagtagccaggcatggtgatgggtgcctttaattccagctacttgggaggctgaagcaggagaatcacttgaacatgggaggcagaggttgcagtgagccgagatcatgtcattgcactccagcctgggcaacaagatcaaaactccatcttaaaaaaaaaaaaaaagaaaagaaagaaattataaaatgagtAAACTGCTCAGTAAGACAAATATTCCTTATAGCGTTCTAAATTGAGAGCAGCAGACAACAGTAAGATAAATGTCAGTAGCATGTTCCTGGCAGCTTGTACAGCAGCCCTGGTTCAAGGATTTCTCCCCCTGCATGTTTCCTAAGACTGTTTGCTAGTTGATTCCTTGTTTTGGTGATTTGATGGTTTTGACGAATTTGCTGTGATCCAGGGGTGTTCAAGTACTTATCTGAGCATTGGCCTCTGGCTGGGATTATGCTTCAACAGTCTTGAAGTCTTgaaatcacatcattgcactccagcctgggcagcaaaactccagctcaaaaaaaaaaaaaagaaaaagaaaaagaaagaaagaaactataaaatgttaCACAATGAGTATGTCAGCTAACAGTAGCAAAAGCCAAATGCACATGTACATACTTTGAGTTTCTTTGTCTAAATTAATGGAATCACCTTTTTCTGCCTGATAGGACTTTGATTCTGGAGTCATAAATGTGCAGTCACCACCCACAGTCACAGAAGAGAAGACAGCCACTGACCTGACAGCAAAACTCTTGCTTCTTGATGAACTGGTGTCCCTAGAAAATGATGTGActgagacaaagaagaaaaggagtttCTCTGGTTTTGGGTCTCCCCTTGACAGACTCTCAGCTGGCTCTGTAGACCACAAAGGTAAACAGAGGTAAGTGAACTCTTAGAAAaaggaagtttttgttttctattattctttctttctgggttctaaaacagaaataattccacataaaaaatacagtgaaaaccTTTTACATAAATAGATTTGACAGCATATTAGCTAATCTGTGGCTTTAATAGTGTGGTTTCCAAAATAACTATTTAGGGGGCAAAATGAGTTCTACGGTGTGCATTAGTATTTTTGTCATAATATTTCCTAAGAAAGATTCTGTCTTATGCAGATATAAAAGAGTTATTATAAGACATTACTGCATTTAGAGGTGATGAGAAATGTATGTGCA
It encodes the following:
- the OSTN gene encoding osteocrin isoform X1; this translates as MLDWRLASTRFILAVTLILWSSGKVLSVDVTTTEDFDSGVINVQSPPTVTEEKTATDLTAKLLLLDELVSLENDVTETKKKRSFSGFGSPLDRLSAGSVDHKGKQRYSDVVTGSQDGAQHPHPVDVPEVPGLPGPRNGKEALAERKAVDHPKRRLGIPMDRIGRNRLSNSRG
- the OSTN gene encoding osteocrin isoform X2 gives rise to the protein MLDWRLASTRFILAVTLILWSSGKVLSVDVTTTEDFDSGVINVQSPPTVTEEKTATDLTAKLLLLDELVSLENDVTETKKKRSFSGFGSPLDRLSAGSVDHKGKQRKAVDHPKRRLGIPMDRIGRNRLSNSRG